A single window of Coleofasciculus sp. FACHB-1120 DNA harbors:
- a CDS encoding DUF928 domain-containing protein, with product MKSTQETQETTVPQKLGADRNTLFKGEIPDKEVQTNFNFFSRLLEVKIPPFKLWGISTENSSSMIWMKRYTQITTLAVSLTLGLVLNVPSQAQAQPSPLSILPDSWGYKPPERGNPDHREQGATRGGCPPGLTTLAPKGLGLTALTPKGVGLTVAEYPTFSWYMPATSARSAEFVLMDANEREVYKANFAIAGRPGIYSLNLPTSANLPPLAQNQEYYWEVSVICNANDREKNVVVGGAIRRVAPDPALTRQIQRATLRERVGLYAQARLWHETLATLLELRRLSPNDSTLASDWKKLLVSVQLDKVANEPLVQSAASRSTTRSN from the coding sequence ATGAAGTCTACACAAGAGACTCAAGAAACTACAGTGCCGCAAAAATTAGGAGCCGATCGCAATACGCTCTTTAAGGGAGAAATCCCCGATAAAGAAGTTCAAACTAATTTCAATTTTTTTAGTAGACTCCTTGAAGTAAAAATCCCACCGTTTAAGCTCTGGGGAATTTCAACAGAAAACAGTTCTAGCATGATTTGGATGAAACGCTACACACAGATTACAACACTGGCTGTTTCCTTAACGCTCGGACTGGTTTTGAATGTGCCTTCCCAGGCACAGGCACAGCCTTCCCCCCTCAGCATCCTACCGGATAGTTGGGGATATAAGCCGCCAGAGAGAGGCAACCCCGACCACCGAGAACAAGGTGCAACCCGCGGCGGTTGCCCTCCGGGTTTAACGACCTTGGCACCCAAGGGTCTTGGTCTCACTGCCTTAACACCCAAGGGTGTTGGGTTAACGGTTGCAGAGTATCCAACCTTCTCATGGTATATGCCTGCAACATCAGCTCGGTCAGCGGAGTTTGTGCTGATGGATGCCAACGAGCGAGAAGTCTACAAAGCGAATTTTGCGATCGCGGGAAGACCGGGCATTTACAGCCTCAACCTTCCTACCTCCGCCAATTTACCACCCCTGGCTCAGAATCAGGAATATTATTGGGAAGTCTCGGTGATTTGTAATGCTAACGACCGAGAGAAAAATGTTGTCGTAGGGGGTGCGATCAGGCGCGTCGCACCAGATCCAGCCTTGACCAGACAAATCCAGCGAGCCACTCTACGAGAGCGCGTTGGTCTCTATGCACAAGCTCGTCTTTGGCATGAGACACTTGCTACCCTGCTGGAGCTACGCCGCTTGAGTCCTAACGATTCTACCCTGGCATCTGACTGGAAAAAGCTGCTAGTGTCGGTTCAACTGGACAAAGTTGCGAACGAGCCTCTAGTTCAGAGTGCAGCGAGTCGAAGTACGACTCGCTCAAACTAA